The Miscanthus floridulus cultivar M001 chromosome 17, ASM1932011v1, whole genome shotgun sequence genome has a window encoding:
- the LOC136516929 gene encoding uncharacterized protein, whose translation MGGGGRRGPRGLPPARSRVLGKLGPSFGFGAGCGFGVGVGLIGGAGVGSGFPGLTLGFGVGAGCGIGIGFGYGFGKGVAYDENGRYSNIGRSNQRSKGIPSEDQIDILVDELIENAKKLIKATSKEIDKWRRA comes from the exons ATGGGCGGCGGAGGGCGGAGGGGTCCGCGGGGCCTGCCGCCGGCGAGGTCGAGGGTGCTGGGGAAGCTAGGACCCTCCTTCGGCTTCGGCGCCGGCTGCGGCTTCGGTGTTGGCGTCGGACTCATCGGCG GTGCAGGAGTTGGTTCTGGATTCCCTGGATTAACCTTGGGTTTTGGAGTTGGTGCGGGCTGTGGTATAGGGATTGGCTTTGGTTATGGTTTCGGAAAAGGAGTCGCTTATGATGAGAATGGGAGATATTCAAACATTGGGAGATCGAATCAGAGATCTAAGGGCATTCCATCTGA AGACCAGATCGATATCCTGGTTGATGAACTGATCGAGAACGCAAAGAAACTAATCAAAGCAACATCAAAGGAGATCGATAAGTGGAGGCGAGCTTAA
- the LOC136516928 gene encoding KH domain-containing protein At1g09660/At1g09670-like isoform X2 translates to MDERIPPPPFFQYSPSGVHSSPHRHNSMMYSSSDRERYLAELLAERQKLAPFMQVLPFCNRLLNQEILRASSLPLNPNFVEPERIDHGSPSPLRLAGHPLNGQPMDLEGWSGMQTEYRGVLQSPSTNWNGTPGAVRSPTVKKVVRMDVPVDKYPNEDKLRDKPGYEHLNDPLHVLVEAEFPADIVDARVNQAVVILEDLLKPVDESMDYYKKQQLRELAILNGTLREESPSPHLSPNVSPFNSTGMKRAKTGR, encoded by the exons ATGGATGAGAGGATCCCACCGCCCCCTTTCTTCCAGTACTCTCCATCCGGTGTTCATTCCTCCCCTCATCGCCACAATTCCATGATGTATTCTTCCTCAGACAGGGAGAG ATATCTTGCTGAATTACTTGCCGAGAGGCAGAAATTAGCCCCATTCATGCAAGTTCTTCCTTTTTGTAACAGACTTCTGAACCAAG AAATTTTGCGAGCATCTTCTTTGCCACTTAACCCAAATTTTGTTGAACCTGAGAGAATCGATCATGGCAGCCCAAGCCCATTAAGGTTAGCTGGTCACCCATTGAATGGTCAACCAATGGATCTAGAGGGATGGTCAGGAATGCAAACAGAG TATCGTGGTGTACTCCAATCGCCATCCACGAACTGGAATGGGACTCCTGGAGCTGTTAGGAGCCCTACTGTGAAAAAGGTTGTTAGGATGGATGTTCCTGTTGACAAGTATCCCAAC GAAGACAAACTCAGAGACAAGCCTGGCTATGAGCACTTAAATGATCCATTGCATGTTCTTGTGGAAGCTGAGTTCCCGGCAGATATCGTTGATGCCCGAGTAAACCAAGCAGTGGTCATATTGGAGGATCTTCTGAAACCAGTG GATGAGTCCATGGACTATTACAAGAAACAACAGCTAAGAGAATTGGCTATACTTAATGGCACTCTAAGGGAGGAAAGCCCAAGCCCCCATCTTAGTCCCAATGTGTCCCCCTTCAATTCCACGGGGATGAAGCGTGCAAAGACAGGGCGGTGA
- the LOC136516928 gene encoding KH domain-containing protein At1g09660/At1g09670-like isoform X1: MDERIPPPPFFQYSPSGVHSSPHRHNSMMYSSSDRERYLAELLAERQKLAPFMQVLPFCNRLLNQEILRASSLPLNPNFVEPERIDHGSPSPLRLAGHPLNGQPMDLEGWSGMQTEYRGVLQSPSTNWNGTPGAVRSPTVKKVVRMDVPVDKYPNYNFVGRLLGPRGNSLKRVEATTQCRVYIRGRGSVKDSVKEDKLRDKPGYEHLNDPLHVLVEAEFPADIVDARVNQAVVILEDLLKPVDESMDYYKKQQLRELAILNGTLREESPSPHLSPNVSPFNSTGMKRAKTGR; the protein is encoded by the exons ATGGATGAGAGGATCCCACCGCCCCCTTTCTTCCAGTACTCTCCATCCGGTGTTCATTCCTCCCCTCATCGCCACAATTCCATGATGTATTCTTCCTCAGACAGGGAGAG ATATCTTGCTGAATTACTTGCCGAGAGGCAGAAATTAGCCCCATTCATGCAAGTTCTTCCTTTTTGTAACAGACTTCTGAACCAAG AAATTTTGCGAGCATCTTCTTTGCCACTTAACCCAAATTTTGTTGAACCTGAGAGAATCGATCATGGCAGCCCAAGCCCATTAAGGTTAGCTGGTCACCCATTGAATGGTCAACCAATGGATCTAGAGGGATGGTCAGGAATGCAAACAGAG TATCGTGGTGTACTCCAATCGCCATCCACGAACTGGAATGGGACTCCTGGAGCTGTTAGGAGCCCTACTGTGAAAAAGGTTGTTAGGATGGATGTTCCTGTTGACAAGTATCCCAAC TACAACTTTGTTGGTCGTTTGTTGGGGCCACGAGGGAACTCCTTGAAAAGAGTTGAAGCTACAACCCAATGTAGAGTTTATATTCGTGGACGGGGTTCAGTGAAAGACTCTGTTAAG GAAGACAAACTCAGAGACAAGCCTGGCTATGAGCACTTAAATGATCCATTGCATGTTCTTGTGGAAGCTGAGTTCCCGGCAGATATCGTTGATGCCCGAGTAAACCAAGCAGTGGTCATATTGGAGGATCTTCTGAAACCAGTG GATGAGTCCATGGACTATTACAAGAAACAACAGCTAAGAGAATTGGCTATACTTAATGGCACTCTAAGGGAGGAAAGCCCAAGCCCCCATCTTAGTCCCAATGTGTCCCCCTTCAATTCCACGGGGATGAAGCGTGCAAAGACAGGGCGGTGA